A single Pirellulaceae bacterium DNA region contains:
- a CDS encoding vitamin B12-dependent ribonucleotide reductase encodes MATVEVDRRKARSSKRTVNPQGNRVNDKNRQRSLSVPNQFCPAGIDPFDTVQWETRSAAIKDESGQALFEQTDCQIPQSWSQLATNVVVSKYFYGEPGTPQREKSVRQLIHRVTRTIADWGVADGYFASAQEGETFYRELSWLCLHQYGSFNSPVWFNVGLFHEYGVTGSKCTWNCNPETLVVEQPENPYQYPQASACFIQSVEDNMEDIMRLASSEAMLFKFGSGTGTDLSTIRSSREKLSGGGTPSGPLSFMRVYDSIAGVIKSGGKTRRAAKMQSLKITHPDIMEFIQCKWNEELKAHALIREGYESNFNGEAYSSVFFQNANLSVRVTDEFMQAVRDDRSWTTSWVSNKTSGQPPTYPARELLNKMADCAWHCGDPGVQYDTTINKWHTCPNSGRINASNPCSEYMFLDNTACNLASINLMKFRNEDGTFDVQRFTAAARLFFIAQEILVDHASYPTQDIAKNSHLFRPLGLGYSNLGSLVMTAGVPYDSDQARSICGSITALLHGAANLASAEMAGVVGPFAEYHRNQQPMQRVMHMHRDEVEKISDAGPGYLKDAARQLWDKVIELGERYGYRNAQATVLAPTGTISFMMDCDTTGIEPDIALVKYKQLAGGGMLKIVNRCVALGLETLGYQPQQVQDIVAYIDRHDMIEGAPHISQDHLAVFDCAFKPAAGTRSIPWKAHVQMMAAAQPFLSGAISKTVNMPTDVSPKDIADAYFWGWELGLKAIAIYRDGSKQSQPLNTTTETDKKAAEQPKVIYKARRERLQDTRQSVTHKFNISGHEGYLNVGLYPDGRPGELFITMAKEGSTVGGLMDAFGTAISMSLQYGVPLEVLVNKFSHTRFEPMGPTTNPEIRIAKSVVDYIFRWMGLTFLPGYRAAMSEMHKADSDQASDTKVATQADGNGALHTDSLQAVGANGHSLRAGHSPATGMVAEVGSGLANKNTRDSQFAGFQSDAPTCDNCGSITVRNGNCYLCHNCGNSMGCS; translated from the coding sequence ATGGCAACGGTGGAAGTTGATCGGCGCAAGGCGCGCAGCAGCAAACGAACAGTAAATCCCCAGGGCAATCGCGTGAACGACAAGAATCGCCAACGGAGCCTGTCGGTTCCGAACCAGTTTTGTCCGGCAGGCATCGATCCATTCGATACGGTCCAGTGGGAGACGCGTAGCGCAGCGATTAAGGACGAAAGCGGTCAGGCTCTATTCGAGCAGACCGATTGCCAGATCCCGCAAAGCTGGAGTCAGTTGGCTACCAACGTGGTGGTCAGCAAGTATTTTTACGGCGAACCCGGAACACCGCAGCGCGAAAAAAGTGTCCGTCAATTGATCCATCGTGTCACGCGAACCATTGCTGACTGGGGGGTCGCAGACGGCTATTTTGCATCGGCACAAGAGGGGGAGACGTTCTACCGGGAACTCTCTTGGTTGTGCCTGCATCAATATGGATCATTTAATTCACCGGTCTGGTTCAACGTGGGATTGTTCCACGAGTACGGTGTCACCGGTTCCAAGTGTACCTGGAATTGCAATCCGGAAACGCTGGTCGTCGAACAGCCAGAGAATCCCTACCAGTATCCGCAGGCCTCCGCATGTTTCATCCAGAGCGTGGAAGACAACATGGAGGACATCATGCGACTGGCCAGCAGCGAAGCCATGCTGTTCAAATTCGGTAGCGGTACGGGTACCGATCTGTCGACCATTCGCAGTTCGCGCGAAAAGCTGTCCGGTGGCGGGACCCCATCTGGTCCACTGTCATTCATGCGCGTTTACGACTCGATCGCCGGCGTGATCAAGAGCGGCGGCAAGACGCGTCGCGCCGCCAAGATGCAATCGCTGAAGATTACGCATCCCGACATCATGGAATTCATCCAGTGCAAGTGGAATGAAGAGCTGAAGGCGCATGCTTTGATCCGCGAAGGATACGAATCGAACTTCAACGGCGAAGCTTATTCTTCGGTCTTCTTCCAAAATGCCAATTTATCGGTGCGCGTCACCGACGAATTCATGCAGGCAGTCCGCGATGACCGATCCTGGACCACCTCCTGGGTCAGCAACAAAACATCCGGCCAGCCGCCGACCTATCCAGCTCGCGAATTGCTAAACAAGATGGCCGATTGCGCATGGCATTGCGGTGACCCTGGTGTGCAGTACGACACCACGATCAACAAATGGCACACCTGCCCTAACTCTGGCCGTATCAACGCCAGCAATCCGTGCTCGGAATATATGTTCCTGGATAACACGGCCTGCAATCTAGCCAGCATCAACCTGATGAAGTTCCGCAATGAGGACGGTACGTTTGATGTCCAGCGATTCACGGCTGCGGCTCGACTGTTCTTCATTGCCCAAGAAATTCTGGTCGATCATGCCAGCTATCCCACGCAGGATATCGCCAAGAATAGTCATCTGTTCCGCCCGTTGGGACTGGGCTACTCCAACCTGGGTAGCCTGGTGATGACCGCCGGCGTGCCGTACGATTCGGATCAAGCCCGTTCGATTTGCGGCAGCATTACCGCGTTGCTGCATGGTGCAGCCAATCTGGCCAGCGCTGAAATGGCTGGAGTCGTTGGACCGTTCGCAGAATACCATCGCAACCAGCAGCCGATGCAGCGCGTCATGCATATGCACCGTGACGAAGTGGAAAAGATTAGCGACGCCGGCCCTGGATATCTCAAAGATGCCGCCCGCCAGTTGTGGGATAAGGTGATCGAGCTGGGTGAGCGCTACGGCTATCGCAACGCTCAGGCCACCGTGTTGGCTCCCACCGGCACCATCAGCTTTATGATGGATTGCGACACTACGGGCATCGAGCCCGACATCGCGCTGGTCAAGTACAAGCAATTGGCTGGTGGCGGAATGCTGAAGATCGTTAATCGCTGCGTGGCGCTGGGCCTGGAGACGCTGGGTTATCAGCCTCAGCAGGTTCAAGATATTGTGGCCTACATCGATCGGCACGACATGATCGAAGGCGCGCCGCATATCAGCCAGGATCACTTGGCGGTATTCGATTGCGCCTTTAAACCTGCCGCTGGCACGCGCAGCATTCCCTGGAAAGCTCACGTACAAATGATGGCCGCCGCCCAGCCATTCTTGTCGGGCGCGATTTCCAAGACGGTCAATATGCCCACCGATGTTTCCCCCAAGGACATTGCCGACGCCTACTTCTGGGGTTGGGAGCTGGGTTTGAAGGCCATCGCCATTTATCGCGATGGTTCCAAGCAAAGCCAACCGCTCAATACGACCACGGAAACCGACAAGAAGGCTGCTGAACAGCCCAAGGTGATCTATAAGGCGCGCCGCGAACGCTTGCAGGACACGCGTCAATCGGTGACCCACAAGTTCAATATTTCAGGTCACGAAGGTTATCTGAACGTCGGGCTGTATCCGGACGGTCGGCCTGGTGAGCTGTTCATCACGATGGCCAAAGAGGGCTCAACCGTCGGTGGTCTAATGGACGCCTTCGGAACCGCTATTTCCATGTCGTTGCAATACGGCGTTCCACTGGAAGTATTGGTCAACAAGTTCAGCCACACGCGATTCGAGCCCATGGGACCCACCACCAATCCCGAGATTCGCATCGCCAAAAGCGTGGTAGATTATATCTTCCGCTGGATGGGGCTGACTTTCCTGCCAGGGTACCGAGCGGCGATGAGCGAGATGCACAAAGCTGACTCGGATCAGGCTTCCGATACCAAGGTCGCCACGCAAGCCGACGGGAATGGGGCGTTGCACACGGACAGCCTACAAGCGGTTGGTGCTAATGGACACTCGCTGCGAGCTGGCCACAGTCCGGCGACTGGAATGGTGGCAGAGGTCGGATCGGGGTTGGCCAACAAGAATACTCGCGACTCACAATTCGCTGGCTTCCAATCCGATGCGCCTACCTGCGATAACTGCGGCTCAATCACCGTCCGCAATGGCAATTGTTACTTATGCCACAACTGTGGCAACTCGATGGGCTGCAGTTAA
- a CDS encoding TIM barrel protein, giving the protein MSLFAWIEMAKQLDCDGLEMYEGFFTNLDQSYLLEVRAAIEQAGFAMPMLCCSPDFTHPEAQRRSHAIEYQQKMIRVAYTLGGPGTVCRVLSGQRWPQVTRQQGLEYASQGILACIPLAQELDVVLGIENHYKDGFWLYPEFAQKQDVFLDLLALIPASKHFGVQYDPSNAVVAGDDPVQLLRHVAPRVVSMHASDRYLAPGATLEDLKTADGAAGYAAILHHGVTGRGLNDYDAIFTILRDAGYCGWISIEDGMNGMDEMAESLKFLRDSVAKYWSKAGQA; this is encoded by the coding sequence ATGTCGTTGTTTGCATGGATTGAAATGGCCAAGCAATTGGACTGCGATGGCCTGGAGATGTATGAAGGCTTCTTCACCAACCTCGATCAGAGCTATCTGCTCGAGGTCCGCGCCGCTATCGAGCAGGCCGGTTTTGCCATGCCCATGCTGTGTTGCTCCCCGGATTTCACGCATCCGGAAGCCCAGCGTCGCAGCCATGCGATTGAGTATCAGCAGAAGATGATCCGCGTCGCATACACTCTTGGCGGACCGGGCACTGTGTGTCGTGTGCTGAGCGGACAGCGCTGGCCGCAAGTTACTCGCCAGCAGGGCTTGGAATATGCCAGTCAAGGAATCTTGGCCTGTATCCCACTGGCACAAGAGTTGGATGTGGTGCTGGGGATCGAGAATCACTACAAGGATGGTTTTTGGCTGTATCCTGAATTCGCACAGAAGCAGGACGTCTTTCTGGACCTGCTGGCTCTTATACCAGCCTCGAAGCATTTCGGGGTCCAGTATGATCCCAGCAACGCCGTAGTCGCCGGAGATGATCCAGTTCAGCTTCTGCGCCACGTTGCACCGCGCGTCGTGAGCATGCACGCCAGCGACCGGTATTTGGCACCAGGCGCGACACTTGAAGATCTGAAAACCGCCGATGGTGCTGCGGGCTATGCTGCGATTTTGCACCATGGCGTAACCGGGCGTGGGCTAAACGATTATGATGCCATCTTCACTATCCTGCGGGATGCCGGTTACTGCGGTTGGATAAGCATCGAAGATGGCATGAATGGGATGGATGAGATGGCCGAGTCGCTAAAATTTTTACGAGATTCGGTTGCCAAGTATTGGTCCAAGGCAGGTCAGGCCTAA
- a CDS encoding ThuA domain-containing protein gives MKLKRSLIGAVLAVVAVGVPLQAQPTKRVVFLAGRPSHGYGSHEHLAGCRLLADAIQRSTKGQVVCDVYGNGWPEDDSVLDGADAIVMYCDGGGGHPALRHLPRLGELMKRGVGFTCLHYAVEVPKEHGGSEFLEWLGGYFETHWSVNPHWVAEYTQLPEHPVTRGVNPFKANDEWYFHMRFRPELAGVTPILSAVAPDHTMLRPDGPHSGNPEVRKEVAQKVPQHTAWVFERPDGGRSFGFTGGHFHWNWGREEILRLVCNAILWTTQAEVPKDGLPVLRPSVETLEQGQDEQIPKDHEREKLLKEFQLLSRPKDSDQSRVSDQKRPGTNQQAATDGSSIDSLHDPNQAVGRLRVASGLQVTLAASEPMLQSLTNLDVDHRGRVWVCEVVNYRGHLGKRPAGDRILILEDEDADGVMDTCKVFYQGTDIDSAMGICVLGNRVIVSASPNVWSFVDEDGDDVPDRKDLLFSKTGQPQHDHSAHSFIFGPDGKLYWNFGNTGQAVHDAQGQPVVDMAGNQVIDNGQPYYGGMVFRCNLDGSEFETLAHNFRNNYEIAIDSFGTLWQTDNDDDGNKAARVNYVMEYGNYGYRDELTGAGWQAMRVNMEGTIPEQHWHLNDPGVVPTMLITGSGSPSAATIYEGDLLPATFRNQLIHCEPGHHVVRAYPTTILGAGYAASIENLLKATSDQWFRPVDVCAAPDGSLLVTDWYDPGVGGHQMGDLDRGRLFRIAPPDSKYHIPKLDVSTPVRAVSALASPNASVRYLAWQAIEHFGKSAQAALEQMATDQNPRFRARAYWALGKLPGHGKAVVASALSDPDADVRCMAIRLARQLRLAPSEYSFKVVSDASAAVRRELAIALRLDTSPEMPQTWATLACSYAGQDRWYLEALGIGAHLRWDECFDAYVARSASMGAEAHADIVWRSRSDRTASHLIATLCGQDLAVAQSAQLLRGLEFQSAATRQHVVDGALEYLSTLTVASETQQSLIIQLLMRAPDGQQRSTMKGLQEHVVSYFPKASRQQQFEILEKLSIPDAEQKWIELIRGATLDAIAARAAERFFDSVSFEKWSEQFTTTDQTYAIKMAEALAASNPRSARPVLLEILRTDAIAAPIKVIAAKGLTRTPRGAEQLLEMAEANTLIAEARLIVGSLLREHASEAIRQRATELFPPLKSKAAEPLPPLAALVQKSGDAERGAEVYRGVATCAKCHPLQGDGKQIGPDLSEIGDKLAKEALYVAILDPSAGLSHNFETYAAVTADGQLITGLLVSQTQQHIVLRDAEGLDHNLNQSDLESFAKQSVSLMPSNLVEALTVGQLVDLVEYLQSLKKFGADNSQ, from the coding sequence ATGAAACTCAAACGTTCATTAATCGGCGCGGTGCTGGCGGTAGTGGCGGTAGGCGTGCCGCTGCAAGCCCAGCCCACGAAGCGAGTCGTCTTTCTGGCCGGGCGACCAAGTCACGGCTATGGTTCTCACGAGCACTTGGCTGGTTGTCGCCTGCTGGCTGATGCGATCCAGCGCAGTACCAAAGGGCAGGTTGTATGTGACGTATACGGCAACGGTTGGCCGGAGGACGACAGCGTGCTAGACGGAGCAGATGCCATCGTCATGTATTGCGATGGTGGTGGCGGACATCCGGCACTGCGTCATTTGCCGAGGCTGGGAGAGTTGATGAAGCGCGGCGTTGGCTTCACCTGCCTGCACTATGCCGTCGAGGTGCCCAAGGAGCATGGGGGTAGCGAGTTTTTAGAATGGCTGGGAGGCTATTTCGAAACGCATTGGTCGGTCAATCCGCACTGGGTAGCCGAGTATACGCAATTGCCCGAGCACCCGGTGACACGCGGCGTCAATCCATTCAAGGCGAACGACGAATGGTATTTTCACATGCGGTTTCGTCCCGAACTGGCCGGAGTAACGCCGATCCTGAGTGCCGTGGCGCCCGACCATACGATGCTGCGCCCGGATGGTCCACATAGCGGCAATCCCGAGGTGCGCAAGGAGGTTGCTCAGAAGGTTCCTCAGCACACGGCCTGGGTATTTGAGCGGCCGGACGGCGGACGTTCGTTTGGTTTTACCGGCGGACACTTTCATTGGAATTGGGGCCGCGAGGAGATTCTGCGGCTGGTTTGCAACGCCATACTTTGGACGACCCAGGCCGAAGTTCCTAAAGATGGATTGCCGGTCCTGCGTCCGAGCGTTGAAACTCTCGAGCAGGGACAGGACGAGCAGATTCCCAAGGATCATGAGCGCGAGAAACTGTTGAAAGAATTTCAGCTCCTGTCGCGACCCAAAGACTCGGATCAATCCAGAGTGAGCGACCAGAAACGACCAGGCACCAATCAACAAGCAGCTACGGATGGCTCAAGCATAGATTCACTGCACGACCCCAATCAAGCGGTTGGTCGACTGCGGGTCGCTTCAGGCCTACAGGTCACGTTGGCCGCTTCGGAGCCCATGCTGCAGTCATTGACCAATTTGGACGTTGATCATCGGGGGCGTGTGTGGGTGTGTGAGGTGGTCAATTATCGCGGGCATCTGGGCAAGCGGCCCGCCGGCGACCGTATTCTCATCTTGGAAGATGAGGACGCCGATGGCGTGATGGATACATGTAAAGTGTTCTACCAGGGCACCGATATCGACTCGGCCATGGGCATCTGCGTGTTGGGCAATCGTGTTATCGTATCGGCGTCGCCTAATGTATGGAGCTTTGTCGATGAAGATGGCGATGATGTGCCCGACAGAAAAGATTTGCTGTTTAGCAAGACAGGACAACCGCAGCACGATCACTCCGCGCATAGTTTCATTTTTGGTCCTGACGGCAAGCTGTACTGGAATTTCGGCAATACGGGCCAGGCCGTGCATGATGCGCAAGGTCAGCCCGTGGTGGATATGGCTGGTAACCAGGTGATCGACAACGGCCAGCCCTATTACGGCGGTATGGTGTTTCGCTGCAATTTAGATGGTAGTGAGTTCGAAACCCTGGCTCACAATTTTCGCAACAATTACGAAATTGCTATCGACTCGTTTGGTACTCTGTGGCAGACCGACAATGATGACGATGGCAATAAAGCCGCGCGCGTTAATTATGTGATGGAGTATGGCAACTACGGATATCGCGATGAATTGACTGGGGCGGGATGGCAAGCGATGCGCGTCAACATGGAAGGCACGATTCCTGAACAGCACTGGCATCTGAATGATCCAGGCGTCGTGCCCACCATGTTGATTACTGGGTCCGGATCGCCTTCGGCGGCGACTATTTACGAAGGAGACCTGTTGCCCGCCACCTTTCGCAATCAACTGATTCACTGCGAACCAGGCCATCACGTGGTACGCGCGTATCCAACCACAATCCTCGGAGCCGGATATGCTGCCTCGATCGAGAATTTGTTGAAAGCCACCAGCGACCAGTGGTTTCGCCCCGTGGATGTGTGTGCGGCTCCGGACGGTAGTCTGCTGGTCACCGATTGGTATGACCCTGGAGTGGGCGGTCATCAGATGGGCGACCTGGATCGAGGTCGCCTTTTTCGCATCGCTCCTCCCGATAGCAAGTATCACATTCCCAAACTCGACGTATCGACCCCGGTACGAGCCGTCTCGGCATTGGCCAGTCCGAACGCTTCCGTGCGGTATTTGGCCTGGCAAGCCATTGAGCATTTTGGCAAGTCGGCTCAAGCCGCACTGGAGCAAATGGCTACCGACCAGAATCCGCGATTTCGCGCTCGAGCTTATTGGGCTCTGGGTAAGCTGCCTGGACATGGTAAAGCGGTCGTGGCCTCAGCACTGTCGGACCCGGATGCCGACGTGCGTTGCATGGCGATTCGCCTAGCCAGACAGTTGAGGCTTGCGCCCAGCGAGTACAGTTTTAAAGTCGTGAGTGATGCCTCGGCCGCAGTTCGACGCGAGTTGGCTATAGCGCTCAGGCTGGATACATCACCGGAGATGCCGCAAACCTGGGCCACGCTGGCCTGTAGCTACGCCGGACAAGACCGCTGGTACTTGGAAGCGCTGGGGATTGGTGCACATCTGCGCTGGGACGAATGTTTTGATGCGTATGTTGCTCGCAGTGCATCGATGGGGGCAGAGGCTCATGCAGATATTGTCTGGCGATCCCGCTCAGATAGAACGGCTTCTCACCTGATTGCAACGCTCTGCGGTCAGGATCTCGCAGTCGCACAATCCGCCCAACTTTTGCGCGGGCTTGAGTTTCAATCCGCAGCTACCAGACAGCACGTAGTCGACGGTGCACTTGAGTATTTGAGTACGCTGACGGTTGCCAGTGAAACGCAACAGTCACTGATCATCCAGTTGCTGATGCGAGCCCCGGATGGACAACAGCGCTCCACTATGAAGGGGCTTCAGGAGCACGTGGTCAGCTATTTTCCAAAAGCATCGCGCCAGCAACAATTTGAGATACTGGAGAAGCTGAGTATCCCCGACGCTGAACAAAAATGGATCGAGTTAATAAGGGGCGCGACTTTAGATGCGATTGCAGCGCGAGCAGCAGAGCGCTTCTTCGACAGCGTTTCGTTCGAGAAGTGGTCTGAGCAGTTTACAACCACAGACCAGACGTATGCCATCAAAATGGCAGAGGCGCTAGCAGCCTCAAACCCGCGCTCGGCCCGCCCGGTACTGCTGGAGATTTTGAGAACCGATGCCATTGCTGCACCGATAAAGGTGATCGCCGCCAAGGGCCTGACACGCACGCCGCGCGGAGCCGAGCAATTACTGGAGATGGCAGAGGCAAACACTCTGATTGCCGAAGCACGATTGATAGTCGGATCACTGCTGCGTGAACATGCCAGCGAGGCAATTCGACAGCGAGCCACCGAACTGTTCCCGCCGCTGAAATCCAAGGCCGCAGAGCCATTACCGCCGCTTGCCGCCCTAGTACAAAAGAGCGGAGATGCCGAGCGCGGCGCCGAGGTGTACCGTGGGGTAGCTACCTGTGCGAAATGTCATCCGCTGCAGGGTGATGGCAAGCAAATTGGCCCCGACCTAAGCGAAATTGGTGACAAACTTGCCAAGGAGGCGCTGTACGTGGCCATTCTAGACCCATCTGCCGGTTTGAGCCACAATTTTGAAACGTATGCGGCAGTCACTGCTGATGGACAGCTCATTACAGGACTATTAGTTAGTCAGACCCAGCAGCATATAGTGTTGCGCGATGCCGAGGGGCTGGATCACAACCTGAATCAGTCCGACTTAGAGAGCTTTGCCAAACAGTCCGTGTCGCTGATGCCGAGTAACTTGGTCGAAGCGCTGACTGTCGGCCAGCTAGTGGATCTTGTGGAGTACTTGCAAAGCCTGAAGAAATTTGGGGCGGACAACAGTCAGTAA